A genomic window from Silene latifolia isolate original U9 population chromosome Y, ASM4854445v1, whole genome shotgun sequence includes:
- the LOC141632697 gene encoding protein FAR1-RELATED SEQUENCE 5-like encodes METVLITQIILRLACSLHPVFKRLIGHMRSGSDSGLFDDEELAYIDAQVRAHVRPAIISAGLHQRNPEKSRPNRRQIYNRSQKVRAEEREGRNPAQQMLALAVQHKYVHYWITDQETDELTHVFMAHPEAVKMFRSYYYVVQIDSTYKTNEYRLPLVEMVGVTPVGKSFVIAYALVTHESEEKYLWVLRKLKALLNDAVQPNAIVTDCEGGLLNAIPIVFPDSSHLLCLWHIYSNVETKALDITKQDNWAKHVTFNLFTTVVEAETEDKFNVAWGKLAREWAGVAAYIERQWFPHLEKWAKYRTNKITHFGNTSTSRVESAHANLKRW; translated from the exons ATGGAGACGGTATTGATTACTCAGATCATTTTAAGactagcttgttctttgcatccaGTATTCAAGCGTTTAATTGGGCATATGAGATCGGGCTCCGactcgggtttg tttgatgacgaggagttggCTTATATCGATGCCCAAGTTAGAGCTCACGTTAGACCGGCAATTATTAGTGCGGGTTTGCATCAGCGGAATCCGGAAAAGTCAAGACCTAATCGACGACAAATCTACAATCGTTCTCAGAAAGTAAGGGCCGAGGAAAGAGAAGGGAGAAACCCGGCACAACAGATGTTAGCACTTGCGGTTCAGCATAAGTACGTTCATTATTGGATCACTGATCAGGAGACCGATGAGCTAACCCACGTGTTCATGGCTCATCCAGAAGCCGTTAAGATGTTTCGATCATACTATTATGTGGTACAGATCGATTCCACGTACAAGACAAATGAataccgtcttccgcttgttgaGATGGTTGGAGTCACACCCGTCGGGAAGAGCTTTGTCATCGCGTATGCTCTTGTGACGCATGAGTCCGAGGAGAAATATCTGTGGGTACTACGGAAACTGAAGGCCCTGCTCAATGATGCCGTTCAACCTAATGCTATTGTTACTGATTGCGAGGGTGGTTTGTTGAACGCGATTCCCATTGTTTTTCCAGATTCGTCTCACTTGCTATGTCTTTGGCATATATATTCTAACGTGGAGACGAAAGCACTTGATATCACGAAACAGGATAATTGGGCTAAGCACGTAACTTTTAACTTGTTTACTACGGTTGTCGAGGCGGAGACCGAAGATAAGTTTAATGTTGCGTGGGGCAAATTGGCAAGGGAATGGGCGGGAGTGGCGGCTTATATtgagaggcaatggttcccgcactTGGAAAAATGGGCCAAGTATAGAACGAACAAGATAACTCATTTTGGGAATACTTCTACATCCCGGGTTGAGTCGGCTCATGCGAATTTGAAGAGATGGTGA